In one window of Pseudomonas benzenivorans DNA:
- a CDS encoding GNAT family N-acetyltransferase, producing the protein MAAIAESLDHPFMLRPGTRDDAGACGRICYEAFGAIAEKHSFPPDFPSAEVATELLSGLLTHPGFYSVIAEAEGRIVGSNFLDERNAIAGIGPITVAPHTQNQAAGRRLMADVLNRVADKGFPGVRLLQATYHNRSLALYTRLGFVAREPLSTLQGPPPGVELPGHRVRPATRADLPHCNRLCIRVHGHDRDGELSEAIDRGTARVVEHAGRIVGYTTLVAFFGHSVGESNDALKALIAAADECPGPGFHVPTRNVELFRWCLENGLRVVQPMTLMSIGLYNEPAGAYLPSIFY; encoded by the coding sequence ATGGCGGCCATTGCAGAATCCCTAGATCACCCTTTCATGCTTCGTCCCGGCACCCGCGACGATGCCGGGGCATGCGGTCGAATATGCTACGAGGCCTTCGGCGCCATTGCCGAGAAACACAGCTTCCCGCCCGACTTCCCGTCCGCCGAGGTGGCCACCGAGCTGCTGTCCGGGCTCCTGACCCATCCCGGCTTCTATTCGGTCATCGCCGAAGCCGAGGGGCGCATCGTCGGCAGCAACTTCCTGGATGAACGCAACGCCATCGCCGGCATCGGGCCGATTACGGTCGCTCCCCACACCCAGAACCAGGCGGCCGGCCGGCGCCTGATGGCGGATGTCCTGAACCGCGTGGCCGACAAGGGCTTCCCAGGCGTCAGGCTGCTGCAGGCGACCTATCACAACCGTTCGCTTGCGCTCTACACCAGGCTCGGCTTCGTGGCGCGCGAGCCGCTGTCCACCCTGCAGGGGCCACCGCCCGGAGTCGAGCTGCCGGGCCATCGGGTCAGGCCCGCGACTAGGGCGGATCTGCCCCACTGCAACCGGCTCTGCATCCGGGTGCACGGGCATGACCGGGACGGCGAGTTGAGCGAAGCGATCGACCGCGGCACCGCCAGGGTCGTCGAGCACGCGGGGCGGATCGTCGGTTACACCACCCTCGTCGCCTTCTTCGGCCACAGCGTGGGCGAAAGCAACGATGCCTTGAAGGCCCTGATTGCCGCGGCCGACGAATGCCCGGGGCCGGGTTTTCATGTGCCGACCCGCAATGTGGAGCTGTTTCGTTGGTGTCTGGAGAACGGCCTGCGCGTGGTCCAGCCGATGACGCTGATGAGCATCGGCCTGTACAACGAGCCAGCCGGCGCGTACCTGCCGTCGATATTCTATTAA